GGCGGCCGGGGGCATTCGGGTGGGTCAGCGGACGAAGCGCGGCGGGCTCGCCGGGCTCTCGTTCCACAGGCGGTCCAACGCGGTCACGTAGTAGGTGTAGCGCGTGCCGGCGACCGCCGAGGTGTCCACCCAGGACTGGGTGGCGCCGTCGGTGGCCCGGACGGTGCCGACCAGGTGGGACGCGTCGGCGAGGTCGCACCGGCCGGGCAGGCCGAGGCCGTCGAACCGGTAGATCGCGTACGAGGTGGCGGTGCCGAGCGGGCCCCTGCCGTCGGCGGGCTGCCGCCAGCTCAGTCGCACCCCGTCCACCTCCCGCCGGGCCTTGGTGACCACCGGGAAGAGCAACGGCTTGTGCGGCAGGTGCGTCATGGCGGGCACCAGCGCCGGGCGGGAGTAGTGCTCGGCCGCGTAGATGTCGGTCGCGCCGAGCCGGTTCGCCCGGACCTGCACCGCCGAGAAGTGCACGTTGCCGAGCACCTCCGGGTACGACCGGTTCAACGTCAGGTGGTCCGACAGCTCCCGCGGGTTCATCCAGTACGACCCGTACGCCGGCTCGCCGCTCTTGTAGTCGGCCTGGCCGAGGTAGAGCTGCACGTGGGTGCCGCGCACCTGCTCCGCCCACCACGGCACCAGCCGGGCATAGTCGGCGGCCGGGTACTGGCCGATGTACCAGTAGAGCTGCGGCACCACGTAGTCGATCCACTCCTCCTTGATCCACTTGCGGGTGTCGGCGGAGATGATGTCGTACGACTGCGAGCCGGTGGTGTCCGAGCCGTTCGGGTCGGCCGACGCGTTGCGCCAGATGCCGAACGGGCTGACCCCGAACTTCACCCACGGCTTCGCCGCCTTGATCTTGGCGTTCATCTCCTGGATCAGCAGGTCGATGTTGTCCCGCCGCCAGTCGGCCCGGTCGGTGAAGCCCCGGTTGTACTCGGCGAACGTGGCGTCGTCGGGCACCTGGTGGGTGCCGCTCGGGTACGGGTAGAAGTAGTCGTCGAAGTGCACGCCGTCGATGTCGTACCGCTTGACCGCGTCCATCATCGCGGTCTGGACGAACTCGCGTACCTCGGGAATGCCGGGGTTGTAGTAGAGCCGGCTGCCGGCGACGCCGGCCGGCGGGTAGGCGAAGACCCAGTCCGGGTGCGCCCGGGCCGGGCTGTCCGGCGCGAGTTGGGACAGGTCGGCGCCGGCGCCGCCGGGGGCGGGCATGGAGACGCGGTACGGGTTGAGCCAGGCGTGGAACTCCAGGTTCCGCTTGTGCGACTCGGCGACCAGGAAGGCCAGCGGGTCCCAGCCCGGGTCCTTGCCGCGTACCCCGGTCAGGTATTCCGACCACGGCTCGTGCGGCGAGGGCCAGAACGCGTCCGCGGTCGGTCGGACCTGGACCACGACGGCGTTGTGGTGGAGCTTCTGGGCCAGGTCGAGCCAGCCGAGGTATTCCGCCTTCTGCTTGGCGACCTGGTCCGGGGCGGTCCACGAGTCCTTGCTCGGCCAGTCGATGTTCGTCACCGACGCGATCCACATGGCTCGGAACTGGCGCTTGGGGGTGGCCGGATCCGTCACGCAGTCGGTGGTGTTCGTGGTTGTCGTCCGGTTCGGCGCGGCGTGTGCCGGGGTGGCGGCGACAAGCGCGCCGAGCAGCGCCACGGCCAGCGCGGCGGCTCTGAGCGGTGTTGCCTTCATGCGGTGCGGTCCCTTCGTCGGGTCCGAGGGCGGACGGCGGCGCGCTCGGCAAGATTCGCCGTGATGATTACACCGCCGGTAGGAAACTTTCATCAATCCCGATCCGGCGCAAGACCCCGGAGCCGCGCACCGCATCGTGACCATTCCGACACCCGACGTACTGGATTGGACGCGGCGAACGGTGGGTAGCTTGGCCGACCACGGACCGCCAACGCGGTGGTCGCGGCGTTGGGGGAGGTGATCCATGTCAGTCCTTCGGACCAAGCCGATCAAGGACGTGCTCGCCCATGGCGACGCCGACGGCGAAGACGGCAAGCCGGGGCTTCATCGTCGACTCGGGCCGGTCGACCTGATGGGATTCGGCATCGGGATCGTGATCGGCACCGGGATCTTCACGCTGACCGGCGTCGAGGCGAAGAACAGCGCCGGACCCGGCGTGGTGATCTCCTTCGGCATCGCCGGGGCGGTCGCGCTGCTCGCCGCGCTCTGCTACGCCGAGTTGGCCTCCAGCGTGCCGACCGCCGGCAGCGCCTACACCTACGCCTACGCCACCATGGGCGAGATCGTCGCCTGGATCATCGGCTGGGACCTGCTGCTGGAGTTCGCGCTCGGCGCGGCGGTGGTGGCCCGGGGCTGGTCCGGCTACTTCACCGACCTGTTCGGCCTGCCCAGCGCCTGGTTCGCCGAGGAGGGCAGCATCGTCAACCTCGGCGCGGTCGGCATCGTGCTGGCGCTCGGCGTGGTGGCCATCGTCGGCATCCGCGAGTCCGCCCGGGTCACCAACGTGCTGGTGCTGGTGAAGGTGGCGATCTGCGCCTTCGTCATCATCGCCGGGCTGTTCTTCGTGAAGGCCGCGAACCTCACCCCGTTCATCCCGTCCAGCGAGCCGGCGGGCGCCGGCGACGACGGCATCAAGCAGCCGGTCACCCAGGCCCTCTTCGGGCTGGAACCCTCCGTCTTCGGCTTCGTCGGGGTGCTCACCGCCGCCGCGGTGGTGTTCTTCGCGTACACCGGGTTCGAGGCCGTGGCGAACCTGGGTGAGGAGACCCGCAAGCCCAAGCGCGACCTGCCGCTGGGCCTGCTCGGCACGCTCGTCATCTCCACCGCGCTCTACATCGGCGTCTCGCTCGTCGTGGTCGGCATGGTCAACTACACCGAGATCGACGAGGGCGCGCCGATCGCGTCCGCGTTCCGGGCGGTCGGGGCCGGCTGGGCCGCGACGCTCGTCTCCATCGCCGCCGTCGCCGGTCTGACGAGCGTGATCCTGGTCGACCTGGTGGCCATGGGTCGGATCGGCTTCGCCATCGCCCGGGACGGGCTCATCCCGCCGTCGATCGCCAAGGTGCACCCGCGCTGGGGCACCCCGTACCGGATCGCCGCGATCATGACGGTCGCGGTGGCGCTGCTCGCCGGCTTCCTGCCGCTGTCCGCGCTCGCCGACCTGGTCAGCATCGGCGCGCTCTGCGCGTTCATGCTGGTCGCGATCGCGGTGCCGATCCTGCGCAAGCGGCGCCCCGACCTGGAGCGGCCGTTCAAGGTGCCGTTCTCGCCGGTGCTGCCGATCGTCACGGCGGTGGCCTGCCTCTACCTGAGCCTCAACCTGTCGGTGGAGACCTGGGTGCGGTTCCTGATCTGGATGGCGCTCGGCGGGATCATCTACTTCGGCTACGGGCACCGCAAGAACCGGCTCGCCCGCCGCGAGCACGCCCCCACCCCCTGACCGCCAGATGTTAGGAGGGGCCCCCGCTTAACACCTGAGTGTTAAGCGGGGGCCCCGCCTATACCGAAAGCGTTAATAAGGGCCCCCGCCTTACCCGCGAGGCGCGAAGCGCAGCAGGTTCCAGGAGGTGGCGGGCAGCACCACGGGGCAACGACCGCCGTCGAGGACGGGGGTGGTGAGTTCCCGCGGCGTGACCCGCTCGGGGTCGGCCTCGGTGTTCGTGGCCGCCGGGTCGGCCCCGGATGCGAGGGTGGTGTGCGCCTCGCCGCGCAACCCGGGCAGGCCACGCAGGTCCAGGTCGAGCGGGAGGTCCTCCGGGCCCCGGTTGACCGCGAAGACGGCCAGGCCGCCGGTCTCCTCGTCGTGCACGGCGACGGTGTCCAGCACCGGCACGTCGCCGTACTTCCTGGTCGGGTACGTCGGGCCGACCGGCTCGGTGTGCAGCACGGTGCCCCGCGCGTAGCGGGCGGTGAGGGCGAACGGGTGGAAGATGGTCTGCCGCCAGGCGGGGCCGCCGGTGCGGGTGCGGATCGGGGCGATGACGTTGGCGAGTTGTGCCTGGCAGGCCACTCCGACCCGGTCGGCGTGCCGGAGCAGGGTGATCAGCAGGTCGCCGACCACCACCGCGTCGTCGGCGGTGTAGTCGTCCTCGATCAACGCCGGTGCCTCCACCCAGCCGCGCCGGTCCAGGTCGGCCTGGAGGCGGGACTGGTACCAGACGTTCCACTCGTCGAAGGAGACCTTGAGCTTGCGCTTCTGCCGCAGCTTCGCGCCGACGTGGTCGGCGGTGGCGGTCACCTCGGTGATGAAGGCGTCCATGTCGACCGCGGAGGCGAGGAGGCTGGCCCGGTCGCCGTCGGCGGGGTCGTAGTAGGAGTGGGCGGAGATGTAGTCGACGTGCTCGTAGGTGTGCTCCAGCACGGTCGCCTCCCAGCCGGCGAACGTGGGCATCTGCCGGCCGGAGCTGCCGCAGGCGACCAGGCTGATCGACGGGTCGATCATCTTCATCGCGCGGGCGGTCTCGGCGGCCAGCCGGCCGTACTCCTCGGCGGTCTTGTGCCCGACCTGCCACGGCCCGTCCATCTCGTTGCCGAGGCACCACAGCCGCACCCCGTACGGCTGCTCGGCGCCGTGCTCGCGGCGCAGGTCGGACAGCCGGGTGCCGCCCGGGTGGTTGGTGTACTCCAGCAGGTCGCACGCCTCGGGCATGCCGCGGGTGCCGAGGTTGACCGCCATCATCGGCTCGACCCCGGCGGCGGTCGCCCAGGTCATGAACTCGTCCAGCCCGAACGCGTTGGTCTCGATCGTCTTCCAGGCGAGGTCGAGCCGGCGGGGCCGCTCACCGGCCGGACCGACGCCGTCCTCCCAGCGGTAGCCGGAGACGAAGTTGCCGCCCGGGTAGCGGACCACGGAAACGCCCATCTCGCGGGTCATCTCCAGCACGTCGCGGCGGAAGCCGCGCGGGTCGGCGTCCGGGTGCCCGGGCTCGTAGATCCCGCCGTAGACGCATCGACCCATGTGCTCGACGAAGGAGCCGAAGATCCGGCGGTCGGCCTCGCCGACCCGGAATGCCGGATCGACCGTGAGCTGCGCGTTCGGCACGGATGCCACCTTTCCCTCGGGGGCTGCTGCCCGGTGACGTCGGTCACCGTGCCCCTGGTTTCTACAACGTTGTAACCCGTCCTGTAAAGGGGGTCGGGACGTCGTCGTCACGCGGTAGAGTTCGCCGCAGTGGCGGCGGGAGGAAGGTCAAGTGCGGCACAGGCTCAAGGACGTGGCGGAACGGGCCGGCGTGTCGGTGAAGACGGTCTCGAACGTCGTCAACGGCTACCAGCACGTGCGCGCCGCCACCCGGGCCCGGGTCGAGGAGGCCATCGCCGAACTTCACTACCGGCCCAACCTGTCCGCCCGCAACCTGCGCACGGGGCGCACCGGCGTGATCGCGCTGGCCGTGCCCGAACTCGACCTCCCCTACTTCGCCGAGTTGGCCCGCCACGTGGTCGCCGCCGCCGCCCAGCACGGGTGGACGGTGCTGATCGACCAGACCAGCGGCGGCCCGGAGCAGGAACGCAAGGCCGCCAGCGGGATCGGCGACCACATGATCGACGGCCTGATCCTCAGCCCGCTCGCGCTCACCGCCGACGACCTCGCCAGCCTCGACGGCCTGCCCATGGTGCTACTCGGCGAACGCGTCGACCACGGCCCCGCCGACCACATCATGATCGACAACGTGGCCGCCGCCCGGGAGATCACCGCCCACCTGGCCGGGCTCGGCCGCCGCCGGATCGCCGCCATCGGCACCCAACGCACCCCCGAGGGCGCCAGCGCCCGGCTGCGCCTGGCCGGCTACGCCGCCGCGCTGGCCGAGGCCGGCATCGAACCCGACGACCGCCTGGTGGCGTCCGCGCCGGCCTGGCACCGCGCGGACGGCGCAGCCGCCATGCGGCACCTGCTCACCTCGGGGGTACGCCCCGACGCCGTCTTCTGCTTCAACGACACGCTCGCCCTCGGCGCGCTGCGCGCCCTGCACGAGGCCGGCCTGCGCGTGCCCGAGGACGTCGCGGTCGCCGGGTTCGACGACATCGAGGACGGTCGCTTCTCCATTCCGACCCTGAGCACTGTCGCGCCGGACAAGGCACACATCGCCTGCCTGGCCGTCGAACTCCTCGCCGACCGCCTCGCCGCCGACCGCGACGCCCCTCCACGTGAACTGGTGGCCCCCCACCGCCTGGCGCTACGCGAATCCGCCCCACCCGCCTGACCCGCTCAGTCGAAGAAGCGCGCCAGGTGGGCGGGGGACGGGAGGTCCGCATCCGCGGGCAGGGGGGTCAGATCGGCGAAGATGGAAGCGCCGTCGCAGCCGACGTGCAGCGGATACCAGCGCGGGGCGCCGGGCGGGCGCTGACCGCAGATGCCCTTGAACGTCTGCACGTCGAGCAGGCGGACGTGGGTCGGGTCGGCCACCGCGTTGACGTGTCGCCACCAGGGGCTCATCACGTGCAGGACGCCGCCGGGCCGCAGCACCCGGTGACACTCGTCGAAGAGCGGCAGGAAGTCGATCAGATGTTCGACGATGTGTACCGCGAAGAACACGTCCACCGAGTCGTCCCGTAGCGGCAGCGGGCCGGAGAGGTCGGCGACCGCGTCCACGCCGGTCGCCGGATAGATGTCCAGCCCCAGGTTGCCCGGCCACTGCTTGGTCGCGCCGCAGCCCAGGTCGACCACCACCGGCGGGCGACCGGCGACGCCGACCCGGCACCACACCCCGAGCACCCCGGCCAGCCGGCCGATCAGCTCGCGTACCAGCCGCAGCTCCGCCGGGTCGGTGACCGCTCCGGTCAGGTGTGCCACCCCGCGGTCGAAGCGCACCTCGATGGTCGTACCCCGCAGCCGGTCGTCATGCCGGGCCAGGTCGGCCCACGCCTCGGCGAGGAACCCGTCGGCCTGGCGGAGCCGCTCACCCGAGAGCGCGGCCTGCCCCATCGCCACCATGCGCCACCTCCGGCCGCGCGATACCCGTTCCACCCCGACACACACGCTTTTGCCCGCCCCGCCGTCCGCCGTCCCGCCCCGGAACTGCCGGAGCAGGGCCGTTGATCATGGGGTTGGCGGCGATAAATCGGGCACGGAGCTGCCGCTAACTTCATGATCAACGCGCCGGGAGGGGGGTTGGGGTGGGTCAGGTGGGGAGGGTGCGGCGGGTGGGACGGGTGGGGCGGAGGCGCTGGCGGGGCTGGGGAGCGGGCGACTTCGGGCGCTTCAGGTGATAGCGGTGCAGCTCGGCGTGGCCTTCCAACGACGGGTCCTCGCTCATCGCGACCAGCTCCCAGCCCTGGTCACCGGCCCGGTTCAGGTGGACCAGCGAGGTGTCGCCGTAGGGCGTGACGTCGACCATGGTGCCGTCCGGGCCGTACCAGTGGAAGACGATCTCCCACCCGGCGTCGGTGGTCGCGGCCTGGCGGCGGCGGACCAGCAGCGCGTACTCCCACTTGAGCATGGGGTCATTGTGGCCCCCGACCGGCGGGCCGGCACGGATCAGTCCTCGGCGATCCGTCCGTCCGTCACGCGCAGCCGCCGGTTGACGCTCACCGCGTCGAGCATCCGCCGGTCGTGGGTCACCAGCAGCAGCGTGCCGGGGTAACCGGCAAGCGCCGACTCCAACTGCTCGATCGCGGCCAGGTCGAGGTGGTTCGTCGGCTCGTCGAGCACCAGCAGGTTGACCCCACGGCCCTGGAGCAGCGCCAGCGCGGCCCGGGTCCGTTCGCCGGGGGAGAGCGTCGCCGCCGGGCGCAGCACGTGGTCGGCCCGCAGGCCGAACTTGGCCAGCAGTGTCCGGACGTCCGCGGGCTTCAGCTCGGGTACGGCGGCGGCGAACGCGTCGAGCAGCGGCTGGTCGCCGAGGAACAGCCCGCGGGCCTGGTCGACCTCGCCCACCACCACACCCGGGCCGAGCGCCGCGTGCCCCTCGTCCAGGGGCAGCCGGCCCAGCAGCGCGGCCAGCAGGGTGCTCTTGCCGGAGCCGTTCGCCCCGGTGATCGCCACCCGGTCGGCCCAGTCGATCTGGAGGTCCACCGGGCCGAGCGTGAAGGCTCCCCGGCGTACCACGGCGCCTCGGAGCGCGGCCACGACGGCGCCGGCGCGGGGCGCGGCGGCGATCTCCATCCGCAGCTCCCACTCCTTGCGCGGCTCCTCGACCACCTCCAGCCGCTCGATCAGCCGGGCGGTCTGCTTCGCCTTCGCCGCCTGCTTCTCGGTCGCCTCGGTGCGGAACTTGCGGCCGATCTTGTCGTTGTCGGTGGCCTTGCGGCGGGCGTTCTTCACGCCCTTCTCCATCCAGGCCCGCTGGGTCCGGGCGCGCGCCTCCAGATCGGCCTTCGTGTCGGCGTACTCCTCGAACTCCTCGCGGGCGTGCCGGCGCGCCACGGCGCGTTCCTCCAGGTAGGCCGCGTAGCCGCCGCCGTAGTGGTTGACCTGCCGCTGATGCAGGTCCAGCTCGACGATCCGGTTGACCGTGCGGGTGAGAAATTCGCGGTCGTGGCTGACCAGCACGGTGCCGGCGCGCAGCCCGGTGACGAAGCGTTCCAGCCGGTCCAGCCCGGCCAGGTCGAGGTCGTTCGTGGGCTCGTCGAGCAGGAAGATGTCGTAGCGACTGAGCAGCAGCGAGGCCAGCCCGGCGCGGGCCGCCTGCCCGCCGGACAGCCCGACCGTCGGATGGTCCAGGCCCACGTCGAGGCCCAGCTCCGCGGCGACCTGCTCGGCCCGCTCATCCAGGTCCGCGCCGCCCAGGTCCAACCACCGTTCCAAGGCGATCGGGTACGCGTCGTCGGCGCCGGCCGCGCCGGCGGTCAGCGCCTCGGTGGCGGCGTCGAGCGCGGCCTGCGCGGCGGTCACACCGGTGCGCCGGGCCAGGAAGTCACGGACCGTCTCGCCCGGCCGGCGTTCCGGCTCCTGCGGCAGGTAGCCGACCGTGGCGCTGGGCGGGTTCAACGCCACCGTGCCCTGCTCGCGGGGTTGGAGGCCGGCGAGCGTCCGCAGGAGCGTGGACTTGCCGGCGCCGTTCACCCCGACCAGGCCGACCACGTCGCCGGGCGCGACGACCAGGCTGAGGTCTTCGAAGAGGAGGCGGTCACCGTGGCCGGCGGTGAGATCCTTGGCGATCAACGTGGCGCTCATCAGGACACCGAGAATACCGGCGGGCGCATCCGGATTACCGTGTCCCGCGCTTGGGAAGGTACCGACGTGAGGGAGACTCACAGCCGTGGTGACCACATTGGCGATCGACTGCGGAGGCGGCGGGATCAAAGCCTCCGTGCTTGATGCCGCCGGCACCATGCGGGCCCGCCCGTTGCGCGTGCCCACGCCGTACCCCCTGCCCCCGGCCGTGTTCGTGCGGACGCTGCGGGATCTCGGCGCCCGCCTGCCCGCGGCGGACCGGCTCACCGTCGGGATGCCCGGCATGATCCGGCACGGCGTGGTGGTGGCCACCCCGCACTACGTGACCCGCTCCGGGCCGCGCAGCCGCGTCGACCCGGACCTGGTCGCGGAGTGGTCCGGGTACGACGCGCGCGGCGCGCTGGCCGAGGCGTTCGACGTGCCGGCGCTGGTCCTCAACGACGCCGAGGTGCACGGCGCGGGCGTGGTCGCCGGGACCGGCTGCGAACTGGTCCTGACGCTCGGCACCGGGCTGGGCAGCGCGCTCTTCGACGGCGGGACGATCGCCCCGCACCTGGAGCTGTCGCACGCGCCGGTGCGGTGGAACACCACCTACGACACGTACGTCGGGGAGCCGGAACGGCGGCGCCTCGGCGACGCGTTCTGGTCCCGGCGGATCCGGCAGGTGGTGGACGGCCTGCGGCCGGTGTTCCGTTGGGACCGGCTCTATCTGGGCGGGGGCAACTCGCGGTTGATCCGGCCGGAGCAGGTGGCCCGGATGGGGGACGACGTCGTGGTCGTCCCGAACACGGCCGGAATCGTGGGCGGTGTCCGGGCGTGGGAGCTGGTGGGCGATCGGTACGACCCCACGCCCTGATCTTTACCGGGTGGAACACTCGCGGTTCCTTCGGTGTTGTGCCAGCGTCGGACAAAGGGCTGACGCGACACGAGGAGGTGGGTCAGGTGGACCTTCTGGCGGAGTACCGGCGGGCGACCATGTTCTTCGACTCCGGGGACCCGACCGGGGCGGCCCGGCTGCTCGAGCCGATCATCGAGGCGGAGCCCGACAACTCCTCGGTGCGGCAGTTGCTGGCCCGCGCCTACTTCCAGTCGGCCCAGCTCAACCGGGCCGAGGAGCACCTGCGTGAGCTGGTCGACCGGGACCCGAGCGACCACTACGCGCACCACGTGCTGGGCCGGACGCTGGAGCGGATGAACCGGCCGGCCGACGCGCTGCGGCACCTGCGCATCGCGGCGGCGATGTACTCGACGAACACCGACTACACCACCGCGCTCGAGCGGGTCGAGGGACGGGTCGGTCGGTGAGCGATGCCGAAGGGCAGCCCGGTTGGGCTGCCCTTCGGCGTACCTAGGATGGAAGCGTGAAGCTGAAGCTCGATCTCCACGACATCTACAACAAGGGCCACGACATCGATCGCGCGCTGCGCGGGATCATGGACGAGGCGGTGGCGAAGAAGGCCACGCTCGTGGAGATCATCCCGGGCAAGGGCTCCGGCGCGCTCAAGAAGAAGGTGCTGCGCTTCCTCGACCAGAAGGACGTCAAGCAGCTCTACCACCGGGTCGAGAAGGACTCGAAGAACTTCGGCCGCCTGTTCGTCCACTTCCGCTGGAAGTAGCCCTTGGCTGGCGCTTGATCCACTCCACTTCGCCGAGGTGGCGGTAAGCCGGGCGCTCCGATCGGGCAATCACGTTATATCTGGCACGGTACCGCGTGGTACAGTCCGGTACATGGCGACGATGACGCTGCGGGAGTTTCGCGATGGTGCGGGCCGGGTGCTGGAGGCGGTCGAACGCACCGGTGAACCGGTCATCATCACCAAGTACGAACGACCCGTCGCCGTGCTGGTCGGCATCGACGAGTGGGAGGAGATCGAGGCATTCCGTGACCGTCGGGACTCCGAGGTGATTGCTCGATCCCGCGCAGACGGCCAGTTCATCCCATTGTCGGCAGCCCTGGAATCGCTCGGAGTCGACCCGAAAGAGGTGGAGGCTCTGCTGGCCGACCGCGCCAACGGTGAGGCGGCGTGAAGGTCCAGATCGACCGGGACGTGCTGGTCTGGCTGCACAAGCAGCCGCGTAATGTCTTCCTGACCGTCCTGAGTGCGATCCTCGGCCTGGTTTCCGATCCCGCTGCGGACGACCGTGTCCGACTGCGCGCCCCCACCTCTCCGAACTGACGCGGTTAGACGCAGACCCAGCAGTAGAGGCGCTCGTCCCGGGTCGTCGCCCGGCGAGCCAACCCGGCCAGCTCGATCAGCACCTCGGCCAGGACCGATTGGTCACCCTGCCCCCAGAACTCCTCGGTCTCGGACCACGGCCGCGCCACCTCACGCAGCCGACTCTCCGGGGCGTCGGCCAGCGCGGCTCGCAGTTCGTCGGTCAGCGAGATGACCAGCACCTCGCCGTCATCACGGACCGCGACGGCCTTGCCCTGCCGGGGGTTCCGCGTCACCGCGTCGTAATCGAGGTTGGTCAGTAGCGCCTCCAGCGTCCCGAGCCGCACGGCCGGCTCGATCCCTTTCAGCTCGACGACATCGAAGCCGGGATCGGCCGCCGCGCGCGGACCGCCCAGGACGTCGGCGACCGCGGCAGCAGCCTCATCGGAGGGCGCCGAGAAGTAATCGCAGAGAATCCCCACGGCGCGGATCATGCCAGTGGGGGCCGACATCAGGGAGGCGCTACAGGTCCAGGACGGCGACCGTCTGGCCCTCGCTCTGCTCGCCGGTCGGGCGGAAGCCCAGCTTCAGGTAGAACGGCTCCGGCCCTCCGTCGCGGGGCTCCCAGGTGACGTATGCCCGGGTGTCGCCCCGGGCGCGGATCTCCGCGCACACCGCCTCCACGGCGAACCGACCGTAGCCGTGGCCCTGCGCGTCGGCCGCGATGTTCAGGCGCCACAGGCCGGCGCGCCTGTCGTCGGGATCATCGCCCCACGGAATGTCGAAGAAGGCCATCAGGAAGCCCACGAGCCGGTCGCCGTCGAAGATCAACCTTGGCCAGGCGTGCTCGGGAAAGACGTACGCCTCGGCCAGCGACTTGACCACCGGCGCGACCAGGTCCTCCTGATCCGGGCGCACCGACAGCGCGAGCGCCGCCTCGTAGTTGTCGGGAGTGACCCGTTCCAGCCGCATGCGGCGCAGCGTAGCGAGCGGATGTGGAGCCGGCGACCCGATATCCGCGGACGGGAGTCCCGCGGACGGCGATCATGATGACGGCCCCGAATGCCATGGGAAATCCAGGTTGTTCCTGTCGTGCTTCTGATTGACGGTGATCGCATGGTCCGGTCCGGCCGGTGACAGTTGACCATCGGGTCGTCGGGGTTTGGCTGGGCGGGCATCGGGACGGGTCGGAGAGCCGTCGACCTTGCCCCGTCCGGCCATACTGGCAATTGGCGGAATCTTCGTAGACTCGTCGGACCCACCCCTGGAGCGGTACCAATGACGGAAATAGTAGTCGCTGCTCTCGGCGTATTGGCGGCGCTCATCACCGGTGTATACACGGTCAGGGCCGTCAAGGCCGAACGGCCGGAGCGACCCGCACCGACGAAACCGGTGGCGCATGTCCGGGGCGTCCGACCGGCGTCCGGCCCGGCTGTCGCCCCCGCTCCGCCTCGGCAGCGGCCGATTCCGGTCGCCCCGGTGGCCCCGGTCGCGGCGCCACCGCCGGGTCAGCAGGTGCTGCCACTGGTCGGCCGCAAGAGCGAGTACGCCGGAATGTCGGAGAAGGAACTTCAGGTCGCAATCCTGACCGACGTCAACTTTCTGCTGCAGCAGGGTGACACCTTCGAATATCGAAAGACGCGAAATGAGGTCGACCCCGAGTGAGCGTGCCGGAAAGGTTTCGCAAGGCTGTTCTCTCCCATTGCTTCGCCGTATCGTGCCTGGACAATTATCCCCTGCTGTTGGCCGTGGTCGGTCCGCCCGGTGACGGAAAGTCGTTCCAGACCGCGGCGTCGCTCAAGGCCGCCGGGTTCGTCCCTTTCCGGTTCTCCTCGTCGGAGCTGGGCGGACGTTCGGAGGGCCGCCCGGTGGAGCAGCTTCGCGGCCTCTACAAACGGGCCGCACAGCACGCCGAGGTCGAGAACAGCTTTCCGGTGCTCGTCCTGGAGGACTTCGACCTCGGGCCGGCCGGGCGGGACCGGAACGCCCGCTACACGGTGAACTCGCAGCTCCTGACGGGCTTCCTGATGAACCTCGCCGACGACGTGCGGATGTGCGACGTGGGGACGAGCCGGCGGTT
The genomic region above belongs to Micromonospora sp. WMMD1128 and contains:
- a CDS encoding ABC-F family ATP-binding cassette domain-containing protein yields the protein MSATLIAKDLTAGHGDRLLFEDLSLVVAPGDVVGLVGVNGAGKSTLLRTLAGLQPREQGTVALNPPSATVGYLPQEPERRPGETVRDFLARRTGVTAAQAALDAATEALTAGAAGADDAYPIALERWLDLGGADLDERAEQVAAELGLDVGLDHPTVGLSGGQAARAGLASLLLSRYDIFLLDEPTNDLDLAGLDRLERFVTGLRAGTVLVSHDREFLTRTVNRIVELDLHQRQVNHYGGGYAAYLEERAVARRHAREEFEEYADTKADLEARARTQRAWMEKGVKNARRKATDNDKIGRKFRTEATEKQAAKAKQTARLIERLEVVEEPRKEWELRMEIAAAPRAGAVVAALRGAVVRRGAFTLGPVDLQIDWADRVAITGANGSGKSTLLAALLGRLPLDEGHAALGPGVVVGEVDQARGLFLGDQPLLDAFAAAVPELKPADVRTLLAKFGLRADHVLRPAATLSPGERTRAALALLQGRGVNLLVLDEPTNHLDLAAIEQLESALAGYPGTLLLVTHDRRMLDAVSVNRRLRVTDGRIAED
- a CDS encoding ROK family protein — protein: MVTTLAIDCGGGGIKASVLDAAGTMRARPLRVPTPYPLPPAVFVRTLRDLGARLPAADRLTVGMPGMIRHGVVVATPHYVTRSGPRSRVDPDLVAEWSGYDARGALAEAFDVPALVLNDAEVHGAGVVAGTGCELVLTLGTGLGSALFDGGTIAPHLELSHAPVRWNTTYDTYVGEPERRRLGDAFWSRRIRQVVDGLRPVFRWDRLYLGGGNSRLIRPEQVARMGDDVVVVPNTAGIVGGVRAWELVGDRYDPTP
- a CDS encoding tetratricopeptide repeat protein, giving the protein MDLLAEYRRATMFFDSGDPTGAARLLEPIIEAEPDNSSVRQLLARAYFQSAQLNRAEEHLRELVDRDPSDHYAHHVLGRTLERMNRPADALRHLRIAAAMYSTNTDYTTALERVEGRVGR
- a CDS encoding Smr/MutS family protein codes for the protein MKLKLDLHDIYNKGHDIDRALRGIMDEAVAKKATLVEIIPGKGSGALKKKVLRFLDQKDVKQLYHRVEKDSKNFGRLFVHFRWK
- a CDS encoding type II toxin-antitoxin system Phd/YefM family antitoxin; protein product: MATMTLREFRDGAGRVLEAVERTGEPVIITKYERPVAVLVGIDEWEEIEAFRDRRDSEVIARSRADGQFIPLSAALESLGVDPKEVEALLADRANGEAA
- a CDS encoding GNAT family N-acetyltransferase; translation: MRLERVTPDNYEAALALSVRPDQEDLVAPVVKSLAEAYVFPEHAWPRLIFDGDRLVGFLMAFFDIPWGDDPDDRRAGLWRLNIAADAQGHGYGRFAVEAVCAEIRARGDTRAYVTWEPRDGGPEPFYLKLGFRPTGEQSEGQTVAVLDL
- a CDS encoding AAA family ATPase, with product MSVPERFRKAVLSHCFAVSCLDNYPLLLAVVGPPGDGKSFQTAASLKAAGFVPFRFSSSELGGRSEGRPVEQLRGLYKRAAQHAEVENSFPVLVLEDFDLGPAGRDRNARYTVNSQLLTGFLMNLADDVRMCDVGTSRRFPIVLTTNDLSTLHGPLIRPGRMRVFSWEPNTAERAEMIYSALHARVPGLTLGQVEKLAARYPGLSVAAISSALVECLGDKIFDFLSENPQMGIVEARQRYANGVGGVTLDEIEDALQRRGLTRRRLTYFRTGGE